The following proteins are co-located in the Chloroflexota bacterium genome:
- a CDS encoding glycoside hydrolase family 172 protein translates to MNIDLNNIFEKRDAESRSLSAENFRAEKGQGGMATAENTLHPGSAEAASELGQGWKVSPCLSIPAGQTVEIMDNDGPGVIRHMWMTLDDKLFRDIILRIFWDDEATPSVECPIGDFFCCSWNASQRILAQPINVNSVRGLNCFFPMPYRKHARITLHNDSPHDLAQLYYTINYTLEPVPEESLYFHAQWRRTNPLPYMTDYTLVDGISGQGQYVGTFMAWQTNNSGWWGEGEIKMFVDGDDKYPTICGTGTEDYFGGAWCFADGNYSAPYFGYQLVTGEVDRPGARVTLYRFHILDPVFFKRDLRVTIQALGWRSDQRYLPLQDDISSVVYWYQTDPHGPFPELPDRNAREII, encoded by the coding sequence ATGAACATTGACCTGAACAACATCTTCGAAAAACGCGATGCCGAGTCCCGCTCGTTGAGCGCCGAAAACTTCCGCGCCGAAAAGGGACAGGGTGGCATGGCAACGGCAGAAAACACCCTGCACCCCGGCTCGGCCGAGGCCGCCAGTGAACTGGGGCAGGGCTGGAAGGTATCACCCTGCCTCTCCATTCCCGCCGGCCAAACCGTCGAGATCATGGACAACGACGGCCCTGGCGTCATCCGCCATATGTGGATGACCCTGGACGACAAGCTCTTCCGCGATATCATCCTGCGCATCTTCTGGGACGACGAGGCAACGCCGTCGGTGGAATGTCCCATCGGGGACTTCTTCTGTTGCTCCTGGAATGCCAGCCAGCGGATTCTGGCTCAGCCGATCAATGTGAACTCGGTCCGGGGGCTGAACTGTTTTTTCCCAATGCCCTATCGCAAGCACGCGCGGATCACCCTGCACAACGACTCCCCCCACGACCTGGCCCAGTTATACTACACTATCAACTACACCCTGGAGCCGGTCCCTGAGGAATCCCTCTACTTCCACGCGCAGTGGCGGCGTACCAACCCCTTGCCCTATATGACCGATTATACCCTGGTTGATGGCATCTCGGGGCAGGGGCAATACGTGGGCACTTTCATGGCCTGGCAGACCAACAACAGCGGCTGGTGGGGTGAAGGCGAGATCAAGATGTTCGTTGACGGCGATGATAAATACCCCACCATCTGTGGGACCGGCACCGAAGATTACTTCGGCGGCGCCTGGTGTTTCGCGGACGGAAACTACTCCGCACCCTATTTCGGGTACCAGTTGGTCACCGGGGAGGTTGACAGGCCAGGCGCGCGGGTCACCCTTTACCGATTTCATATCCTCGATCCGGTCTTTTTCAAGCGCGACTTACGGGTTACCATTCAAGCACTGGGATGGCGCAGCGACCAGCGCTACCTTCCCCTGCAGGATGACATTTCTTCAGTAGTCTATTGGTATCAAACCGATCCTCATGGGCCATTCCCGGAACTGCCCGACCGCAACGCCAGAGAGATCATCTAG
- a CDS encoding sulfatase-like hydrolase/transferase, whose protein sequence is MPSGQPNILLITTDQQRFDTVGPHAPGFLRTPHFDTLAHEGITFSRAYADCPICVPSRVSIMTGKTIFNHGMAYFGDTATQ, encoded by the coding sequence ATGCCTTCAGGCCAACCCAATATCCTGTTGATCACCACCGACCAGCAGCGTTTCGATACCGTCGGCCCCCACGCGCCCGGCTTTCTGCGCACCCCTCATTTTGATACGCTGGCCCACGAGGGGATCACCTTCTCTCGCGCTTATGCCGATTGCCCGATTTGCGTGCCTTCCCGGGTCTCCATCATGACCGGAAAAACCATCTTCAACCACGGCATGGCCTATTTCGGGGATACCGCCACCCAATAG